Within Vannielia litorea, the genomic segment ATGCCGTGCACTCCCTTGTAATTGTTTGAATATCCGGAAATCAGAGAAAGTCTTCGCGGTGCGGTGTGAAGACATCCAGCAGCGTGCCCGCCTCGAGACAGGTGGCGCCGTGCACGACGTTGGGCTGCTTGTAGAGCGAGTCCCCCGGCCCGACGACATAGGTCTTGTCACCGATGGTGAACTCGAAGCGGCCCGAGATCACATAGGTGATCTGCTCGTGCGGGTGGTGGTGGGGCGCGAAGTTGGCGCCCTTCTCGAAGTGCACCTCGACGATCATCGCGTTGTCGGCATAGGCGCCAACCCTGCGGGTCAGCCCGCCGCCGGCATCGAAGAGCTCGGTCTCGCTGGCAGGAAAGTGGTTTTTCACGGTCATTCGGG encodes:
- a CDS encoding cupin domain-containing protein codes for the protein MTVKNHFPASETELFDAGGGLTRRVGAYADNAMIVEVHFEKGANFAPHHHPHEQITYVISGRFEFTIGDKTYVVGPGDSLYKQPNVVHGATCLEAGTLLDVFTPHREDFL